The DNA sequence GCGGCGAAATCGCGAAGGCTTCCGGAGTGGTTCATGGCAGAGCTGGATTTCATGGCGGAGGTCTCCAGAGATCTGGCTAGGAAAAGGGGAGTGGCTTTTTACGGGGATGAGCAGACCCTGAGACCACCTTCCTCCCTCTTCACGGAGGAGGATGCCTCGAGTGCCTTGAGGGACGCTGACCGGGTTTACAAAAATTGCAAGAAGCTGATCGATCAAGCACTTGCCAGATAGCGGGAGACCCCCCTCAAAAGTCATGGTCCTTTCCTGAACCGCGGTCAGTTGAATAGAAGCCCTCGGATGGGCTCGAGTCGCAGGCCTGCACTCCGGATGGGCATCAGGGTTCCCTAAGCTCTGCGATACGAACGACATGCACTAGCGTACCCGCTCTGACAGCTATGATCTCCTTCCCTATCCCCGGTTCAATGAACCTAGCTAATTAGTGTCAGGGCCAAACAGACCCCTTCCGCCGTACGCGCTCAACCGCCTCAACGGCGTTTGCTGACGAAAGCCCCCTGATGCGTTCACGTAGAGCACCACAGGTACTCTCGACGCTTTTACTCCAGCAAAGGGCTTTTCGGAGGCATCAGGCCATGTGGCACCTCCGAAGTTGGGATCACCTTGCCCCATTGGGCACAGCGGCCTGCTCAGCGTGAGGTCCACCCCGGCGGGAAAAACTTGCCCGTGGCCTTACTCGAGGGCTCCAGCGAGCCCCCGATGAAGTCAGCTACATCCTGCACCTCCGGAAGCCATAGTTATGGGAGAGCATTACGCTTCCTCTTCAACTCCCCCTCACCACTTCCTCCTGCGACGTCCCTTACCGCTTCGGGGACACCGATATCCCCATGAGTGGCTCGGCCAGCGGGAACTTGGCGATCGCGCGCCGCTTACATCCCTCGATCGTCATCATGACATCACCATGGCGGGACAGGTGCTGGGGTAACGCCATCCCCTGGGTTTACTGAAACAACGTTACCGGGGGATGCGGGAGGGGAAGTTAGATTGAGAAAACATCGTTAATAAGTCGTCCTTCAGCGACCCCCCGGGTGGGAGCTTGGAGCCAGCCATCGTGGTGCACGGCGGTGCCTGGGCGATTCCGGATGAGGAGATCGAGGCCCATCTTAGGGGAGTTAGGAGAGCAGCCGAGTTGGGATGGAGGGTACTGAAGGAGGAGGATAATTCATTGGATGCCGTTGAGAGGGCGGTGATGCTCATGGAGGACGATCCCACCTTCGATGCCGGCATCGGTTCCTTCCTGAATAGGGAGGGTGGGGTCGAGCTCGATGCCTCGATAATGGACGGTGAGCTGAGGGCGGGGGCTGTTGCAGCGGTTAACAGGGTGAGGAACCCCGTAAGGTTGGCCAGATTGATAATGGAGAGGACCGAGCACCTGCTCTTCGTGGGCGAGGGGGCCCATAAGCTAGCTCTGAGCTTCGGTCTCGAGCTGATAGACCCCGAGGAGCTGATAGTGGAGAGGGAGAGGCGCAGGTGGGAGGAGTTCAGAGCTAAGGGAATGACCTCAAGGAGGGCCTTCGAGAAGGACTCTACTGTTGGTGCCGTAGCTGTGGACTCCAAGGGTAGGTTCGCCGCTGCCCTTTCAACGGGGGGCTCACCCTACAGGATGGTGGGCAGGGTGGGGGACGTGCCCGTCATAGGAGCCGGCCTCTACGCCGACAATGGCAAGGGAGCTGCTGCTTGCTCCGGGCATGGGGAGAGCATAATGAAGGTCGTGCTAGCGAAGTCCACGGTGGATATGCTCGCTTTAGGGCTGGGCGCGATGGAGGCCGCTAGAGCTGGCGTCAGCCTCCTGGAGAGAGTGGGGGGAAGGGGTGGCGTGATAGTCATAGATAGGAGCGGTGAGCTGGGTTATCACTTCAACACACCCAGGATGGCCATAGCGTACGCTAAGGAAGGCGTCTTGGAGAGCTTGATATGAAGGGTCACAGTTCACCTGGGCTTGACCCTCAGCAGCACAGCCAAGCCAACTGTGTTCACGATGCAGCCCATCACGAAGGGGACCCAGTGACCCAGGTACCAGGTGTAACCCGCCAGGAGGTTCCCCAGTGAGCTCAGGAGGAAGGTGATGGAATCCAGGGAGCCTATGGCCGTGGCCACCTCCCTCTCCGATATGCCGACGAGTAGGAGCCTCCTAGCGGGCAGGTCCATCGCCCCAACGAAACCCTGAATGAGCATAAGGGCGTATATCAGGATTAGGTCCCTCAGGAAAGGGTAGATCCACCAAACGAGCGAGGAAGCGAGCAAGTGGTAGATGAGCATCGCCCTACCGCCTATCCTATCGGTGACCCTCCCGAGGGGCACCGTGGCTATCAGATTCCCGAAGCTCCAGATGGAGAGGGCTAAGCCTATCTCGGGCTCACTCATCCCCTGATCCAACCTAGCCACTAGCGGTATGAAGGTGAAGGTCATCGTGAATCCTATTCCGTGGAGCGATAGTGAGATAGCTAGGTAGCTCAGGTACCTGTTCCTGATTAGCACCCTGGCTCCCTCGCCTAGGTCCCTGAGGAGGTCCACGCCCGCCTCACTCCTCCTGTTCCCCCTGAACCAGAGCCAGGTGAGGACCGCTGAGATCAGACCGAGCGTGCCACCGGATGCGAAGGCCAGTGAGTAACCACCTAATTTGACCGCGGATCCCGAGAGAGCTTGGCCCACTATCTGGCCAGCTGTGATGAAGAGGTAGTACCAGCCGTAGGAGGTAGCTGTCCCCCTCGATACCTCCGAGACCAGGGCCAGCGCTGCCGGGCTGTACATCGAGTAGCCTACCCAAGCCGCTATCAGTAGGAGGATAGCGACGGATTGAGTTCTTATCATTGAGAGGAGCATTGTGGAGGAAGCTCCTAATAGGAAGCCAGTTAGCATTGGGTAGTACCTCCCTACCCTATCCGCCATGGCTCCCGAGAACATGGACGCTAAGCCGTAGGAGAGCCTAGCTAATGTCATAGCGACCCCTATCAGGAACTCCGGCATCCCTAGGTCACTGAAGTAGAGCACTATCAGGGAGGTAGCCAGGTAGAACCCGGTGTTGAAGAGGGAGGTAACTAGAGAGAGCCTCAAAATGTCCAAGATTCCACCTCTGCGCTCAAGAGGCTAAGCTATCTAGGAACTCACCCAGCCTCCTCACTCCCTCCTCGAAGACCTCCGGTCTAGCCCCGAACCCTATCCTGAGGTGTTTTTCAATCCCAAAGCAGGATCCAGGGACTAAGAAGACTCCCTTTTCCCTCAAAAGCCTCACTGCGAGCTCTTCAGATCCCACGCTCAGGTCGTACCTGGGGAAGGCGACGCTCCCGGCCCTGGGGGGGACCCAGTCGAGGTAATCCCTCCCCTCGATCAGCTCCCTAAGTACGCGGAGGTTCGTCCTCAGGATCCTCAGGCTCCTCTCGTATATCCTCTCAACCCTCTCCATAGCCGCTGCGGCTATCCTCTCTACCAGCACGCTGTTGCTTATGGCCATGTAGTCCCTGCGTAGCTTGAGCTCCTCTATCACTCGGTAGTCCCTGGTCGCTATCCACCCGAGCCTGAGGCCGGTCAGGGAGAGCGGCTTGGAGAAGGACCTGGTGACTATCACCCTCTCGCTCAGATCCGCCGCCGATGGTGCTGAGTAGCTTGGATCGAGGAAGAGCCCGTGGTAGGACTCATCGAAGAGTAGGTACGAATCCGAGCTCTCAGCGATTTCTATTATCCTCCTAATAGTCGCCTCATCTATGACGCTGCCCGTCGGATTGTGGGGGTTGTTGATCACGATTAGCTTACTCCCCTCCGCGATCCTCTCCAGCTCACTCAGATCCGGGAGCCAGGAATCCTCCTCCCTCAGTCTCAGGAGTTCGACACGAGCTCCGAAGGACTCAGGAGCGCTGTAGAGTTGCTGATAGGCTGGGAATATCGAGACCACCTTATCCCCAGGTTCCAAGAGCGTGTAGAAGACCTGAAAGTTTGCCTCAATGGCCCCCCTAGTTACCAGGACGTTATCTGGCTCTATCTTTCTATAGAGCCTCGCTATGCCTTCCCTAAGCTCAGGGAGGCCCTCAGAGTATCCGTAGTCCAGCGTCAATCCCTTGAGCTCCTCAACCAGGTCCTCCCTCTCTATCAGTCTGAGGAGCTCGCTTAACTTAAAGGGAGCCACGCAGGTCTCAGCTATGTTGAACTCAGCTAAGTGCTCGTAAGCGCTCATGTACCTCTCAACCAGGAACGGATTGACCCTCATGCTTATCCCACGCATCGATCTGGGTAGCTTATAAAGTGAGGGCCCCTCCCCAGACCCGGGGCATCGGGTTCGAGGAGGGCAGATTCATCGGGGCCTGCAGCCGGGGGACCCGAATAGTCCTCAGAAGCGGGCGGTCGAGGATCCAATGGGAACAATATGGTCGGAGAGGGACTTCATGACTCCGATGAGCGAGTATCAGGGTGCGCAAAGGTTCATCGAGTGCGGAGACCCGAGCCAAGGGACGAGGCTCGGACCGCGGGGGGACCAGCCGACGTTCCGGGGCGCGCCCGAACCAAAGCGGTAATACTATTGGGATGAATCTGTATGAAGGCCGTCAAACGATCAATGCTTTTAACATAAAGGTTATCTTATCAGCACGCTCTTCCCCCGTATGTCGCTGTTGAAGGAGGTGAGGAACTGGGAAGATAGAAGGGGGGTCCTTTACGCTAAGGTGGACGTACCCGAGTTCTCCGAGGTCTTCCTGAGGGACGTGGTCATAATGTCCACCAGGTGGTGGGCCGACTTCATGTCGGGGATATCCGCCCTCATGGGGGAGAAGGCCCTAAGGCCGGCCCTCTACTACTCAGCCTATCGGATGATGAAGCAGCACAACCAGAAGGGAATCGTGAGGATGAAGGGGAAGGTGCCGAGGAGGAGAATCTTCGAGATAGCCTGCGAGATATTCTCGAGCCTGGGCTTCGGGGAGATAAGGGGCGTGGAGGTAGCCGGAGGGAGGATGAGGGTCGTGGTTAGAGACTCCTTCGAGGCCAGGGGGAGGAGGGCCGAGAAGCCCGTCTGCCACTTCGTGGCGGGCATGCTCTCGGCCATGGTCGAGGACATCTTTGACATCAGGGTCGGTCCCGTCGTCGAGGAGAGCTGCGCCGCTACGGGCAATGAACACTGCACGTTCTCAGCCGAGGTGATGGAGGTTGGCGTCGATAGCTTCTGAGAGGGTCCACCTCGTGATCAGATCGGTGGGGAGGTGCTACCTGAGGTGCAGCTTCTGCAACTGGGAGGGCGAGATGGACGAGGCCCATCTGAGGGGTTCATCCCTGGAGCTCCTTTTAGATATGCTCATGGGGGAGGGATTCAAGCCAGAAGCCTACTTCTCCTGTCCGGATCCGCTGCTGCATCCCGATCTCTCCTCCCTGCTCGAGTGCCTGGCTGAGAGGGGCCTGAGGTCCACTGTGCTCGTTCCCTCGAGAACGAGGTCCGGCAGGGCCTCCTGGGACGCTCTGATGAGTTCGAGCGAGGTGTTCGTCTTCTCAACATCTGTCAGTGACATGAGGAGCTCCAGGGAACTCCTGAGGTTCCTCATCTCAAACGACCTGAACGTGAAGCTGCTCCTCATCTCGGAGACGGTCAGGGAGGGGGAGCTGGAGTCGGCGATCGGGTTCGCGAAGGACACGGGGCTCGAGCTCTGGGTGTCCCCTCCCCTCTTCAGGGGTTCCGCGCACGACGGGTTGCGGGGCATCGAGCTCGGTGGGCTCGGAAGGAGGTGGATGGGGGTCTACGGCGTCAGGGTAGCCTTTAAGGGAGACTTCCCCATCAGGCTCCTCGAGGGCCCGAGGTGCGAGCCCGACTGCAGGCTGCTATACCTCACCCCCAAGGGGAGGGTGGGGAGGTGCCCCTTCAACGCGGTGGAGCAGGCTCTACCATCTCCTCTGGAGACGATCTCGATACTCAGGGAGGGGTGCGAGGGGGTCAAAGCGGAGGAGAAGTTCAGGTTGGTGCCTTCAGTTAAGCTGGTCACGAGGGAGGGGGAGGAGATAGATGAGAGGGATTTGGAGATCCTCTTGATCTTGGAGGAATCCAGGAGCTTGAGTCAAGCAGCTAGGATACTGGGGACCACTCCTTCCTCCGTCCTGAAGAGGGTCAGGAGAATGGAGGCGATCCTGGGATGCTCCCTGATGCTCAGCTCCAGGGGAGGGTACTTCAGGGGCGGCGTGAGGCTCACGGGCGAGTGTGAGGAGCTGATCAGGAGGTACAGGGAGCTTAAGGTATCAATTTTTAACAGATATCGTTTTTCGCAGATGGAAAAGAAGTTTGCGAGAGTTATGGGAAAATAGGAAATTCGGAACGCTTAATATTGGTAAACTCCATTTAGAATGGGGTTCTCATGATTCAGCCCCTTGAGGAGTTCATAATATACGTGGACCCCTCCCGCTGCCTGGGGTGTAGGAGCTGCGAGGTAGCCTGCGCCGTCGAGCACTCCTCCAGCAAGCAGCTCTTCTCTGCGATATCCGAGGACCCGAGGCCTAAGCCCAGGACCAGCGTCGTCGTCGCGGACGGAGTCTACGTCCCGATGAGGTGCATGCACTGCGACCCCGCTCCCTGCGTCAAGGCGTGCCCCACGGGTTCGATGCGAAGGACAGATGAGGGGTTCGTGGTGTCCGATCCAGCGAGGTGCATAGGCTGCAGGACCTGTCTGCTGGCCTGCCCCTTCGGGCATCCGAGCTACAGCAGCAGGGGGAAGGTGATCAAGTGCGACCACTGCATCGACAGGTTCAAGTCGGGGATGCCCCCGGCCTGCGTGGAGGCCTGCCCCACCGGAGCCCTCAGGTTCGGCAGGGCGGAGGAGCTGCTGGGTGAG is a window from the Candidatus Korarchaeum sp. genome containing:
- a CDS encoding HEPN domain-containing protein, with the protein product MRSVDMALEYMRRASRTLEEARNAFEAADYPLTIRRSQETVELSLKAVLRLLAIEYPREHDVSDVLLEAAKSRRLPEWFMAELDFMAEVSRDLARKRGVAFYGDEQTLRPPSSLFTEEDASSALRDADRVYKNCKKLIDQALAR
- a CDS encoding isoaspartyl peptidase/L-asparaginase — its product is MEPAIVVHGGAWAIPDEEIEAHLRGVRRAAELGWRVLKEEDNSLDAVERAVMLMEDDPTFDAGIGSFLNREGGVELDASIMDGELRAGAVAAVNRVRNPVRLARLIMERTEHLLFVGEGAHKLALSFGLELIDPEELIVERERRRWEEFRAKGMTSRRAFEKDSTVGAVAVDSKGRFAAALSTGGSPYRMVGRVGDVPVIGAGLYADNGKGAAACSGHGESIMKVVLAKSTVDMLALGLGAMEAARAGVSLLERVGGRGGVIVIDRSGELGYHFNTPRMAIAYAKEGVLESLI
- a CDS encoding MFS transporter, coding for MDILRLSLVTSLFNTGFYLATSLIVLYFSDLGMPEFLIGVAMTLARLSYGLASMFSGAMADRVGRYYPMLTGFLLGASSTMLLSMIRTQSVAILLLIAAWVGYSMYSPAALALVSEVSRGTATSYGWYYLFITAGQIVGQALSGSAVKLGGYSLAFASGGTLGLISAVLTWLWFRGNRRSEAGVDLLRDLGEGARVLIRNRYLSYLAISLSLHGIGFTMTFTFIPLVARLDQGMSEPEIGLALSIWSFGNLIATVPLGRVTDRIGGRAMLIYHLLASSLVWWIYPFLRDLILIYALMLIQGFVGAMDLPARRLLLVGISEREVATAIGSLDSITFLLSSLGNLLAGYTWYLGHWVPFVMGCIVNTVGLAVLLRVKPR
- a CDS encoding aminotransferase class I/II-fold pyridoxal phosphate-dependent enzyme is translated as MRVNPFLVERYMSAYEHLAEFNIAETCVAPFKLSELLRLIEREDLVEELKGLTLDYGYSEGLPELREGIARLYRKIEPDNVLVTRGAIEANFQVFYTLLEPGDKVVSIFPAYQQLYSAPESFGARVELLRLREEDSWLPDLSELERIAEGSKLIVINNPHNPTGSVIDEATIRRIIEIAESSDSYLLFDESYHGLFLDPSYSAPSAADLSERVIVTRSFSKPLSLTGLRLGWIATRDYRVIEELKLRRDYMAISNSVLVERIAAAAMERVERIYERSLRILRTNLRVLRELIEGRDYLDWVPPRAGSVAFPRYDLSVGSEELAVRLLREKGVFLVPGSCFGIEKHLRIGFGARPEVFEEGVRRLGEFLDSLAS
- a CDS encoding 4-vinyl reductase, which gives rise to MSLLKEVRNWEDRRGVLYAKVDVPEFSEVFLRDVVIMSTRWWADFMSGISALMGEKALRPALYYSAYRMMKQHNQKGIVRMKGKVPRRRIFEIACEIFSSLGFGEIRGVEVAGGRMRVVVRDSFEARGRRAEKPVCHFVAGMLSAMVEDIFDIRVGPVVEESCAATGNEHCTFSAEVMEVGVDSF
- a CDS encoding LysR family transcriptional regulator; amino-acid sequence: MASIASERVHLVIRSVGRCYLRCSFCNWEGEMDEAHLRGSSLELLLDMLMGEGFKPEAYFSCPDPLLHPDLSSLLECLAERGLRSTVLVPSRTRSGRASWDALMSSSEVFVFSTSVSDMRSSRELLRFLISNDLNVKLLLISETVREGELESAIGFAKDTGLELWVSPPLFRGSAHDGLRGIELGGLGRRWMGVYGVRVAFKGDFPIRLLEGPRCEPDCRLLYLTPKGRVGRCPFNAVEQALPSPLETISILREGCEGVKAEEKFRLVPSVKLVTREGEEIDERDLEILLILEESRSLSQAARILGTTPSSVLKRVRRMEAILGCSLMLSSRGGYFRGGVRLTGECEELIRRYRELKVSIFNRYRFSQMEKKFARVMGK
- a CDS encoding 4Fe-4S dicluster domain-containing protein; the encoded protein is MIQPLEEFIIYVDPSRCLGCRSCEVACAVEHSSSKQLFSAISEDPRPKPRTSVVVADGVYVPMRCMHCDPAPCVKACPTGSMRRTDEGFVVSDPARCIGCRTCLLACPFGHPSYSSRGKVIKCDHCIDRFKSGMPPACVEACPTGALRFGRAEELLGEERRRRALEMITGLGEGGVVYRRAASPVLVGR